The genome window aacatacaaaattaatgtatatggtttcatttttagatttaaCATATGAGCTGACCGTCAAAAGTTCAGACCAGACAGGTAAGAATGTCCTCCCCAAAAGTGAATAACAATATTATTTCCCATTATGGCACATGTTGGTGCCATTTGTTCACTAGCTacatatttagaagaaaatgtatttgctaGATAAgccagaaagaggagaaggagcagggtccctcctcctctgtccctcaaGCCTCGCCCAGGACCTGGCACAGAGCGGGCACTCCTGACACACTGGTTGAATGAGCCACCAAATGACTAGACAGTCCCCAAAGGATCATGAATGCCTTTATATAGACTGCAGTCCCAGAAATTCTTCCCCCAAGCAGAATCCTCAGGGAGCCCCAAAGATAACATCCTGATGGCATCTGGGGCAGAGGAGCTAGAACTGGGGCCTCTGTGTCCAACAACAAATAGCTTGCTCCCTGGAACTGAGTGAGGCTTTGGAAAGTGCAGAATCCATACTGGAGTCAAGATTCCTTTTCCTAAATAGGCTGCACAACGGCAGTCATTATTCATGAGTGTGTCCGAGTCCCAATGACAGACACAGACCTTTCCATGGGTCTCAGTGCATGACCAAGCACTGACTTTTCCATTCGTGGCACTCAGGTTACAGTCTCCTAAGGATACCTTTCAGGGGCCCAGATGTCCTTTTGTCTGTGTGGCAGAGGAGGAGCCTGGAGACCAGAGCCCACCCTATGCTGCCAGGTTctctcccccctcacccccataTCCCTGGGCCAGGATGTGGGCTTCCATGGATTCAGGAGAATAGGGTGTCCTGCACCCCTGCCATCCACATTGCAGGAATCAGGGTGTCCTCACTTCCATGCCCCGTCCTGGCCAGGCTGTTCAGAAGAAGCATGATTCTTGCCCTGAACCCTCTACATACAGGAGGAAGGAGTTCGTATGCCTGATTCCTCCTCCCCTGGCCTTTAGAGAGCCCCTCGAGGTTCTCAGCCCTAAATCCCAAGGCCACACACCCACCATCAGCAGTAGCAGGGGTCCAAGGTGACAGTGTGTCCAACGTGTCTCCCATGGGGGCAGTTGGAGAGCTCTCAGCTGGTCCTGGTGGGGGCAACTCCCCCTCCCAGCACTGGAAATCACTGCTTTATGTTAGCAGTTGAAGAACTTGCTCAGTTTAGGGACCCAGGGTGAAGATACAGGCTCCTGGACTCCCTCTCCTGAAGTTCTGATTCCAAGGGTCAAGGAGGGGACCTGAGAACGTGTTTAAAAAATGCTAcagtgaggggcgcctggctggctcagtccatagagcctgtgactcttgatctctcgGGGtttaagttcgagccccatgtttggtgacttaaaaaaaaagttttttatttcttaaaaagtgacACTATGACTGAGCACTTGGGCAGCTGGGGAGTCTGGCTGTAGGTGATAAAGAGCAGTTGCTGCCTCAGCTCAGTGCACATGCAGCTTTTATGGGGGAAAGACTGAAACTTCTAGAAAGGTGGAGGAGGTAGAGCAGAGCTTCCTATAGAAGAGTGGAAATCAGAGGTGCCACTTTGGAGGTGGTGATCCTGGGAACTAAAGAGCAGCTCTCCGGAGTCtcagggaggtgggggcaggtggacGGAAGAGATCCAAATTGGGAGCCAATAAACATCGGTCCATAGCCCTGGAGTCAGGTCCCCACTCACCCCACCACTACCTCATGTGAGAGGTTCCCGCAGATGCCGGCTCCTTGTCCTGCACAGGGACATCCCGGGGGCATCCCTGAGCGGCTGGTGGTGGGTGCACATGGGGTGGGTCAGGGGCCAAGGCAGAGCCCCCGGCACAGGCACAGGGATACCCACCACTCTGAGACATGCTGAGACAGAGGGCCTGTGCGGCAGGGAAGGTGGCGGCCTCCCCTATCTCTCTGCAGCTTCAGAGTTTGTGCTTTTAATTGTCTTTCAAAATGGTGCTTCAAATGAAGCAGGTACTTAGTAAATGCTGCCCAAGCAGACAGGGATCTGCTCACTGTTCCAATACCCTGAGACTGCCTGTTGTGACTTGAGCAGTTCTGAAGTGTGGAGGCATTCTTCTGTGCAATGAGCCAGGGCACCGAGAGCTGGAAGGAACTCAGAGGGCACTGGGTCCCCACCTTGGTGAAGGGAGAGTGATGGAGGCAGGGGCAAGATGCCCGTGGCCCCTGGCAGCCCTCTCACCCATCCTCGTGCTGGGGAGAGGGACCAGCCTAGACAGGAGGACTCCCTGCCTCTGCTTGGGGTGGTGGCGGCGGGTGGGAGAGGGTGTCTTAAACCCATCCTTTGGCTTGCTTTTCTAGGAGATGGGTCTTCCAGAAGCAGTGAACTAAAGAGAAGATGTGAAGAACTGGAAGCCCAACTGAAGTTGCAGGAGGAAGAGAACAACGAACTGCTCAAAGAGCTGGAGCAGAAGAACGCCATGATCGTGGTGCTGGAGAACACCGTCAAGGAGCGGGAGAAGAAGTACCTGGAGGAGCTCAAGGTGAAGAGCCACAAGCTGAACATGCTGTCCGGTGAGCTGGAGCAGCGCGCCAGCACCATCGCTTACCTGACTGCCCAACTGCACGCCGCCAAGCGAAAGCTCATGAGCGCCAGTGGGACCTCGGATGGCAGCCCATCGGGGAGCCCTGTGCCGGCTGGCTACAAGCCAGCCCCCCCCAAGGACAAGCTGCCTGAAACGCCCCGCCGCCGCATGAAAAAGAGCCTCTCAGCCCCCCTGCACCCGGAATTTGAAGAGGTCTACAGATTTGGGGCCGAGAGCCGGAAACTACTGTTGCGGGAGCCAGTGGATGCCATGCCTGACCCCACCCCATTCCTGCTGGCCAGGGAGTCAGCTGAGGCCCATCTCATCAAGGAGAGGCCTCTGGTCATCCCCCCCATCGCCTCCGACCGCAGCTCAAGTGAGCGGCACAGCCCAGCCCGCGAGCAGCAGCACAAGGCTCATGTGGGGGTGGCCCATCGCATCCACCATGCTGCCCCACCACACACCCAGCCTGAGCTGGAGACGCTGGCAGTCGACCAGGTGAATggaggaaaggttgtgaggaagcACTCAGGGACGGACAGAACTGTGTGAGGCCTGCTCCAGGCAACCCTTCACCCTTGGCTGTCGATGCACTGTGATTGCTACTAGGAAAAACTCatccacacctttttttttttttaaattcccatgcATGCCAAATTTTTTTCAGACCTGTCAACAGATTCTTCTCCTGCTCCTCTTGCCCTCTCACTGACACCAGAATACGATCGTGTCCCTGCTGCAGAATATGTATTTACTAATTGCTGTGGCCAAACACCTGTGTGCCGAATCGCTTGCTTTTAATCCCACTCTGTGTAATGTCCGTGCGCTCGTGGACAAAGCACAGGCCACAGGCTGCATCACTACTCAGCGTTAATGAAATCAGATAGTCACACGCCTCATTATGCAGTCGGAGCAATACATGCCGACCGACCTTGACCCTCTCGCTCCAATTTCCAGGGCAGCCCGTCCGGAGCAGCCCCTGCTCCCACCTGGAGACCCTGTAACCTCCCAACAAGCCTTGCCCAGGGCAGCACCGGTAGCTGACCAGCTGTATGTGTATATCACAGGAACTAAATAAGATGATGTTACTTCTCATATCACCACAATCTGAATGTGTGTTCATAGTTTTTGTTAGTTTTATCCAAAATGTTCAAGATCCCAACAAACTTTATTTTCTAAACCTGCCTCTTtctgttttgtgtcttttattAAGCTATCCGAGGGAGGagcgggggcaggagggaggctgtgggaggggcagaaacagCTGGCCCCTCAGTCACTACTGCATTCTCACCCTGTGTCATGTGCCAGGGCTCCCGCCCAGTGGTGGCAGTTTGTCTTCCAGAAAGTGGAGTCCCTATTCTACGGCACTGCCTAGAGCTGCCCCTGTGAAGATTGTAGGCTTTCAGGCCCATGGCTGGCTGATGTTCCACCCTGCTCCACCCTTGGAGAGTAAAGccactcctcccctccagcaggcCTGGCCCCAGGGTGCCAGAAGGAAGGGATGCCCAGGAGCCAGCGGGCTGTTCTAAGTCTGCACGCAGTGCCACACAGACCCGGCCAGGTGGTGGGAATTACACACCAGCCGAaggtccttccccacccccagctggtgGGCTGGACAGCTCTGGAAGGTGGGAGGGGTGGCCATCCCTGCTCTGGGCAGTATTATCGGCCCTGGAAGAGGACTTGGTCACCCCACCCAGCAGCCCGGCATCTTTGCCTAATCACACGTCTCCtctgagaacagaaagaaaacgaCATACCTTAAAATGATTTCTAgtatttacttttcaaatatgCAGAATCCTTAGAAAtagctgaaaaataaaaccatcagcttaatttatatggaaagagtCCACCTCCAGCCTTTCCAGGCCCCAAGAGGGGACCGGGGACATGACCATTATTGACAAATTCCCATTTGCCACCGCCAGCCCAGATGGAGCTCACAGGGTGGGTTTCTTCGCCCAGTCAATCGGAATTCAGGGTGAGGCACACTCCCTGCAGCACCCAGTGAGAAATGTGCTTCGTGGTGAAGAGGTCAGCTTCAAACACCAGGCCGACTCCCATGGCATTCCTTCTCATGGAGGTGGTGTAGACTGGCGTCCGGAAGGTGTTCTGCAAAGGAAACGTATGTGAGATCCCCACGGAGGGCACAGGAGCTCAGGCCCAGGGGAATGTGCCACTCCACCTTAGCGCCGAGGGCAGTGTGCCTCCTACGAGCCCTGGCCGAGGCTCTGCGGGCCTCCCTCCGCTAACTGAAGGCGGACAGGGCTTCCCACAGACACATTAAAAGCAGATCTGGGCTCGGGGCCAGGCAGGAGGCGCCTGCTGCCATGCCAGATGTAAGTACTTTAAGATTCAAGCAATGTCCGCAGAATGTGATGGGAAGGGAGGAGTCTCTCCTGAAGTCAGGCCGGATCACAGCTCTGTGCGTGAAGCTGTGCTGCCCAGGGAGTCTCTGCTTACAAGTGCACATGTGTGGCTCCAAGCTTCTGTCCTGTCTCAAGGTTTCCCCCATCCACAAAAGGTTAAGCACCCGTGTTTTAAAGGGCAAGACTGTCTGAACCACCCCATGTGTGACCCGACGCTAAGAAGTGGGCGGGGGGGAGCACATAGGAGCAGGCGTCAGCCTTCTACCCGCAGTTTGAGGCGATGGGCTTCAATGGGGATGATCTTCAGGATCGGCAGGTCAACCACCAGCACCTTGGGTTTGCTCTTGATAAGACAGCCTTTTTCTACATCCCAGTCAGCGCCTTCTAGATACAGTCCTGAGACAAAGCATCCTAGAGATACCAGGAAGAGACCAGGATTTACATGGAGGCACCAGCAATGCTGCTGTGCAGCAGCTCTACTAGATGTCggtagcacacacacacaaaggcaacTAGCTGGCTTTCCTTCCCCCAGACACAGCCCAGGTTATTTTCCAGAAGAGGTGGTCGTCCTTTCTTTTATGGAGGGACATCCCAGAAAGGACACTCTGTAgacctcaggagctcccccccacccacagCCTTGGTCAAGGAGACAAGGGGTGGTTGCCTCTCACAGAAATCTGCTTCAAGGCACACAGACCTAGACCGCTTGGGCCCCCAGGTTATAAAGACAGAAGCACCAGTCAGTTGGTACCACAGCAATCCCAAATCCCTCCTGAGCCAGAGGGAGTGGGAGTAGAGAGTCAAAGCCTGGCAGAGAAAATGGTGTCTGGGGAACAGAACACACAGACTCTCACAGTAGCAGAGGACAGTCGCTCGCCCAGAGAGTGTGGTGGCCCTGATACCTGCTAGTTCCTTTGAAATCTCGCTGGCCTTGTGCTATGGGAACAGTGAGCATCCCTGAATCTCCACCATGAACCCCAACTCCAAGCTCACTCAAGGGCTCTTGCTGCTCACAGTGAAAGGTCCTCTATGGGGCACAGCCCTGGGAAACGGCAGCTCCCAGCCAGTCTGCGGCACCAGTCACCAATGCTAAAGGGACCTGATGTTATAATTTAACGGGTCCAACCTGGTCTGACCTGCCCTCTTAACACCCACCCCCTTGGCCCCTCAGGGTTTCCAGAGAAGCCCTCAGGGATCCAGTTCTTTGAAggatctaattcttttttttttttttttttatgatagtcacacacagagagagagaggcagagacacaggcagagggagaagcaggctccatgcactggtagcccgacgtgggattcgatcccgggtctccaggatcgcgccctgggccaaaggcaggcgctaaaccactgcgccacccagggatcccatgaaggATCTAATTCTGACCGAGGAGCCCACTTCCCACAAACAAGCAGGGTGAACATGTTTCAGGTCCCTATGACATCAACCCCAGGTCTCGGCATTGAAACTGGAAGAGAAGCCCATGTATTCACCCTCAGAGAGGTCAAGACACGGTTAGTACACACACAGCACCAATGTTAGCAGCAGTTAACCAATGTTAGCTCATTTTCGAACATGGCCTGGCCCATTTTGGCCCACATACGCTTGCTCCTCTGAATCGGGGGTGGCCCGAGGAGGGACACTCCACCGCGAGCTGACTGTACCTTGTCCTGCCCGCTCATTTACTTCATCTGCATCCTGGAACTTGGTCACTTGCGTGAACAAGGTGGAGCGGTCCAGTGGCCAGTTGTTCCTCCGGCAGGTGGCCTGCACCAGGGCCGTGAGGTAGGATTCTGGGATGTGCAGCCCCGAGAGCCACATCACACTGGGCTCACTCTCAGTAacctggaggggagggaaggaaactgGCAGGAGCCTGGGGCCACCATCAAGTGCCAGGGCTGGAGCTGATCAGTTTAGTTCATGATAAAAGCATACTTCACAGTAGAGGCAAAAGAGGGGTATTTGAACAACTGGCAGCCTGCTGGGGAAAATAAGCTGAACCACTAGATTCCAGAGGAAACAAAGATTTAGCTAGAAAAGAAGTGAAACCACAAAAGTACCAATGAATCACCAATGAATGTTGTCAGATCAGATCACCAATGAATGTTGTCACGATCTTGGAGTTGGGAATGCAAAACCCAGAAGCCATAAAAGAACAGACCGATACACTTgactaaataaaaatgtgaaactttCTTACAGAAAGAATGCCATAAAATCAAAAGACTTATGACAAGTTGGGAGAAATGCAACACTGGCAGACAAAGAGCTAATCTCCTTGCTACACAAAGAGCTCTAAAAGATCAGTTTAAAAAGATAGAGAACTGgataaaaaggaaatcaagacACAAAAAGATTCACGGGAAAAGAAGGTATCTACGTGTATGTAAGATATGCTCTGCCTCAacataattaaagaaatgcacACCCAAACATAGTATTATTTACCTATCATAACATATTATGATTTACCTATCAGGGAGAAAAgatccaaaatattttaagaacagcCAGTGCGgcacagaggaaggaaataatcgTATTTGTTCACTGTGGTTTCCACTTGTCGAGAAGACCATCTGACAAGAGCTATCAGAATGCAAAGTGCACACCCTGGGACCCAACTCTGCTGTTGTAGGGATTTACCCGTGAAATAGACTCATGTGAGAATGCAAAGACACGTGCGCCAGAGTGTTGTCCACACtgactaagaagaaaaaaaacccaaacggaaccacctaaatgtccatcagggGAAAGGACATGGAACATCTATAAAACAGGGTCCCCTTAAAAAAGACTAAAGTAGATCTAAATGTACTtagaggggtacctggatggctcaggtggttacgcttctgcctttagctcaggtcatgatcccaggatcctgagattgagccccacgttgggctccctgctcagtggggggtctgcttctccctatccctctccctctgcccctcccgctgcttgtgtgccccctctctctgtcaaataaacttaaaaatcttttttttaagtaatgtcctTTTTTGAGTCatgtacctttttttaaaagattttacttatttattcatgtgagacacacacagacaggcagagacagggagaagcaggctcctcacagggagcctgatgtgggactcaaaccctggacccaggatcatgccttgacccaaaggcagatactcaaccactgagctacccaggtgtctctaaatttaaaatatttatttatttatttatttatttatttatttatttatttatttattaattattcatgatagtcacagagagaggagagagaggcagagacacaggcagagggagaagtgggctccatgccaggagcctaacgtgggactcgatcccgggactccgggatcgcaccctgggccaaaggcaggtgccaaacccccgagccactcagggatcccccaaatttaaaa of Canis lupus baileyi chromosome 27, mCanLup2.hap1, whole genome shotgun sequence contains these proteins:
- the CCDC92 gene encoding coiled-coil domain-containing protein 92 isoform X2, which codes for MTGWRVKGSQSHPKKVIGDEDLGHLDVTMAATNLENQLHSAQKNLLFLQREHASTLKGLHAEIRRLQQHCTDLTYELTVKSSDQTGDGSSRSSELKRRCEELEAQLKLQEEENNELLKELEQKNAMIVVLENTVKEREKKYLEELKVKSHKLNMLSGELEQRASTIAYLTAQLHAAKRKLMSASGTSDGSPSGSPVPAGYKPAPPKDKLPETPRRRMKKSLSAPLHPEFEEVYRFGAESRKLLLREPVDAMPDPTPFLLARESAEAHLIKERPLVIPPIASDRSSSERHSPAREQQHKAHVGVAHRIHHAAPPHTQPELETLAVDQVNGGKVVRKHSGTDRTV
- the CCDC92 gene encoding coiled-coil domain-containing protein 92 isoform X1 — its product is MAATNLENQLHSAQKNLLFLQREHASTLKGLHAEIRRLQQHCTDLTYELTVKSSDQTGDGSSRSSELKRRCEELEAQLKLQEEENNELLKELEQKNAMIVVLENTVKEREKKYLEELKVKSHKLNMLSGELEQRASTIAYLTAQLHAAKRKLMSASGTSDGSPSGSPVPAGYKPAPPKDKLPETPRRRMKKSLSAPLHPEFEEVYRFGAESRKLLLREPVDAMPDPTPFLLARESAEAHLIKERPLVIPPIASDRSSSERHSPAREQQHKAHVGVAHRIHHAAPPHTQPELETLAVDQVNGGKVVRKHSGTDRTV